In Drosophila yakuba strain Tai18E2 chromosome X, Prin_Dyak_Tai18E2_2.1, whole genome shotgun sequence, a single genomic region encodes these proteins:
- the LOC6524997 gene encoding nuclear envelope integral membrane protein 1 — protein sequence MQWAGLILLTVAVISTAGTSRHLAASSDTAFLTPGTYINVTENVYGSNTLRTYCYPGKRLSVVSLFETMEFILAIGSDDYAQYGGRTPEEVLQHYEEQQSLFSITLFAQKRQRLQLSPFEQQCIGISSRQPYTVILNTIPLDLWRLALFSAGMLTFWSARRLAKNSVFYYLAGIVIGICASLLVVIYLAAKLFPRRPIMYGVLIGGWTIGFYVLKQLADNLRLILLTYRDQLVWYLVVTGLISFLVCYRIGPPKNPRSQNIIMWVLQAMGVVLVYFSSWHTSALVFITVLVFVAHYFPRSWARQAKIMYRRRFPPKRRLLTQEEYQLQTAIETSKSLTDLRKFVNSPECKQWAVMSNLRNPMRFASFANGAPHLDDEEIEDYSRTIEESMEAASEEDAEEFLQCSMYYRPSAGRLVNRSRHRVNIPLPSSQFRHRLAARDSEPDDNEEEYLEQEAGYRQEVQ from the exons ATGCAGTGGGCAGGGCTCATTCTGCTGACTGTGGCAGTGATTTCCACAGCGGGGACTTCTCGGCATCTGGCGGCATCCTCGGATACAGCGTTCCTCACGCCGGGCACCTACATAAATGTGACGGAAAACGTCTACGGATCAAATACCCTGCGCACGTACTGCTATCCGGGCAAGCGGCTTTCGGTGGTGAGTCTCTTCGAGACGATGGAGTTCATCCTGGCCATTGGGAGCGACGATTATGCCCAGTACGGCGGCAGGACGCCGGAGGAGGTGCTGCAGCACTACGAGGAGCAGCAATCGCTGTTCAGCATCACCCTGTTCGCCCAGAAGCGCCAGCGCCTGCAGCTCTCGCCCTTCGAGCAGCAGTGCATCGGCATTTCCTCCCGCCAGCCGTACACCGTCATCCTGAACACCATACCGCTGGATCTGTGGCGTCTCGCACTCTTCTCCGCTGGCATGCTGACCTTCTGGAGCGCCCGGCGCCTGGCCAAGAACAGTGTGTTCTACTATCTGGCCGGCATTGTCATTGGCATCTGCGCCTCCCTGCTGGTGGTCATCTATCTGGCCGCCAAACTCTTCCCGCGCCGTCCCATAATGTATGGCGTGCTAATAGGCGGCTGGACCATTGGATTCTATGTGCTCAAGCAGCTGGCGGACAATTTGCGGCTGATCCTGCTTACCTACCGCGACCAATTGGTGTGGTATCTGGTGGTCACCGGACTGATCTCCTTCCTG GTTTGCTATCGCATTGGGCCGCCCAAGAATCCTCGCTCGCAAAACATCATCATGTGGGTGCTGCAGGCCATGGGCGTTGTCCTGGTTTACTTCAGCAGCTGGCACACCAGCGCCCTGGTCTTCATCACGGTGCTGGTCTTTGTGGCCCACTACTTTCCCAGGTCGTGGGCGCGCCAGGCGAAGATCATGTACCGCCGCCGCTTTCCGCCAAAGAGGCGTCTGCTCACCCAGGAGGAGTACCAACTGCAGACGGCCATCGAGACCTCAAAATCGCTGACGGACCTGCGCAAGTTCGTCAACAGTCCGGAGTGCAAGCAGTGGGCGGTGATGAGCAACTTGCGCAATCCCATGCGCTTCGCCTCGTTCGCCAATGGGGCACCGCATCTGGACGACGAGGAGATCGAGGATTACTCGCGCACCATCGAGGAGTCGATGGAGGCGGCATCCGAGGAGGATGCCGAGGAGTTCCTGCAGTGCAGCATGTACTATCGCCCGTCGGCCGGTCGTTTGGTCAATCGCTCGCGTCACCGCGTCAACATACCGCTGCCCAGCTCGCAGTTCCGTCATCGCCTCGCCGCCCGCGATTCGGAGCCCGATGATAACGAGGAGGAGTACTTGGAGCAGGAGGCGGGATATCGGCAGGAGGTGCAGTAG